The Picrophilus oshimae DSM 9789 genome includes a window with the following:
- a CDS encoding MFS transporter, translating to MELNVDIYEKRSWDYLDSVSIIALASSFFMWGVALSIAPLITTWPFIPVKYDVFIIATSPAGLLFGNLFLGIFSDRFGRKRLFMLTVVITAIGLLIIALSYSLLLIIPGIFMAEFGLGGDETVSLAYIAEMLPKRYRGTAIAETTNMANIAITIMAGIFIFVNYSLYNEKVSLLIIAILGFIIAFFSRLKIRESIRWEAYHKEKPDKNLFRYLPLGFMGIAIIVGFAFSDLVLGPFEFPKYSAIIIFFSVLAESLTGIIAGLILGRSKRKNLALFGFTGLFVSWLFLVIFLKDVLFSISLLIIILIINGVTGEFGWMARGMLEPENFLTSFRGTGVGIVRSIGYLIYIFTVFALYNSSITVYAYYLLIIYLIGFAGAVIYMLYGRETNNILIH from the coding sequence GTGGAATTGAATGTCGACATTTATGAAAAAAGAAGCTGGGACTATCTTGACAGTGTTTCAATCATAGCACTCGCCTCCTCATTTTTTATGTGGGGCGTTGCACTGAGCATAGCGCCGTTGATAACAACATGGCCTTTTATACCTGTTAAATATGATGTGTTTATAATAGCCACATCACCTGCAGGTCTGCTATTTGGTAATCTTTTTCTCGGCATATTCTCAGATCGTTTTGGCAGAAAGCGCTTATTCATGTTAACTGTAGTCATTACTGCAATAGGTCTTTTAATAATAGCACTTTCATATTCGCTTTTATTAATAATACCTGGAATCTTCATGGCCGAATTTGGGCTTGGCGGTGATGAAACTGTTTCTCTTGCATACATTGCCGAGATGCTGCCAAAACGCTACCGTGGCACGGCCATTGCAGAAACAACAAACATGGCAAATATAGCAATAACCATAATGGCAGGAATATTCATCTTTGTAAATTACTCATTATACAATGAAAAGGTATCACTGCTAATAATTGCAATACTGGGTTTTATAATAGCATTCTTTTCAAGGTTAAAAATCAGGGAGAGCATAAGATGGGAGGCATATCATAAAGAAAAGCCTGATAAAAACTTATTTAGATACTTACCGCTTGGCTTTATGGGCATTGCAATAATAGTTGGCTTTGCATTCTCTGATCTTGTGCTTGGTCCATTCGAGTTTCCAAAATATTCTGCAATAATAATATTTTTCTCGGTTCTTGCCGAGTCTCTCACAGGTATAATTGCAGGTTTAATTCTTGGCCGCTCAAAAAGGAAAAATCTTGCCCTGTTTGGATTCACAGGTCTTTTTGTATCCTGGCTTTTCCTTGTGATATTTCTAAAAGATGTGCTTTTTAGCATTTCCCTGTTGATAATAATATTAATAATCAATGGCGTCACAGGTGAGTTTGGCTGGATGGCACGTGGCATGCTGGAACCTGAAAATTTTCTAACGTCATTTAGGGGCACCGGTGTTGGCATTGTTAGATCCATTGGATATTTAATATACATATTCACAGTATTCGCGCTTTATAATAGCAGTATTACGGTTTATGCATACTATTTACTCATCATATATTTAATAGGCTTTGCAGGTGCAGTAATATACATGCTCTATGGAAGGGAAACAAATAATATATTAATTCATTGA
- a CDS encoding uracil-DNA glycosylase family protein, protein MDEYSYGIIIYKKDVEYEYLVLLRSEGWLDFPKGHIEKNEDEFDAAIRETFEETNIMIDKNDIEAFFSYTMNYSFNKGDEIINKHTKMFLAEYNNNEIKISKEHVSYEWLNYHELLRRLRYINQKDMVYYAEKYLTRRDAINEINMEYMKLPDMIKTWRLSRNFVPGEGNYNAEIVFVGQAPGKTEDEMKRPFVGRSGRILNSMLSMININRESVYITSVVQFYPEKNRVPDKSEIDACFPYLKRQLDVISPKIIVILGRIAAQSLLGINDIKNNHGTIINKRYFITYHPAAALRSKTVLSKMENDFIKLKNEINRIKNQ, encoded by the coding sequence ATGGACGAGTACAGTTATGGTATTATTATATACAAAAAAGATGTTGAGTATGAGTACCTTGTTCTTTTAAGGTCAGAGGGCTGGCTTGATTTTCCAAAGGGGCACATAGAAAAAAACGAGGATGAATTTGATGCGGCGATAAGGGAAACGTTTGAGGAAACAAACATAATGATAGACAAAAATGATATTGAAGCCTTCTTTTCTTATACAATGAACTACTCATTTAACAAAGGCGATGAAATTATAAACAAGCATACAAAGATGTTTCTTGCAGAGTACAATAATAACGAGATAAAAATTTCAAAGGAGCATGTTTCTTATGAATGGCTGAACTATCACGAGCTTCTGAGGAGGCTAAGATACATAAACCAGAAGGACATGGTTTATTACGCGGAAAAGTACCTTACAAGAAGGGATGCAATTAACGAGATAAACATGGAATACATGAAGCTACCTGATATGATAAAGACCTGGAGGCTCAGCAGGAATTTTGTTCCAGGCGAGGGTAATTACAATGCAGAGATCGTTTTCGTTGGCCAGGCGCCAGGAAAAACTGAGGATGAAATGAAAAGACCATTTGTTGGCAGGAGCGGAAGGATATTAAATTCCATGCTTTCAATGATAAATATAAACAGGGAGAGCGTTTACATAACAAGCGTTGTTCAGTTTTACCCTGAAAAAAATAGGGTTCCGGATAAATCTGAAATAGATGCCTGTTTTCCATATCTGAAGAGGCAGCTTGATGTAATAAGCCCCAAGATCATAGTAATTCTTGGAAGAATAGCAGCACAGTCTTTGCTTGGGATCAATGACATAAAAAATAACCATGGAACGATTATAAACAAAAGATATTTTATTACATATCATCCTGCGGCAGCGTTGAGGTCAAAAACCGTGCTTAGCAAAATGGAGAATGATTTTATAAAATTAAAAAATGAGATTAACAGAATAAAAAATCAATGA
- a CDS encoding 3-hydroxyacyl-CoA dehydrogenase/enoyl-CoA hydratase family protein, with the protein MIKNITVIGAGLMGHGIGEVFALNGYNVNLYDSFPAAIENAKKSIDNSLSRLLNSGKIKKEDLNEIKSRIKFHGNLDEALMDSDFVIEAVPERLDIKTSVLSEVSKKTDSIIATNTSSIRISEIAEHIDKPERFLGMHFFNPPVVLKLVEVIRGEKTAESVFNEVYNLAKSIKKIPIKVMKDTPGFVVNRISGPETLLFCFIYQSGLAKPEEVDSYIKAQGMPMGPYELFDYVGLDVIKDLFDYYGNELSQDYKKCTVISDLVNSGKKGMKTGQGFYKWENGKALIPRANPSDKINLMDIFALEINEAVKLIEDGVATPEDIETGVKYGLNRPFGPISVAEGLSNREVKDTLLKLYEMSKFETFKPAKSIDSGNLKAIIHKKISVPEVQEKKNKYIIEEKNNRVLKLLLNNGKNNLITKELVDELNDEIDMISKNDDINVVVITGRDTFSAGADLSQFFRNSADFMKNAERVERVFDRIRKTGKIFIAAIKGYALGGGLELALACDIRMATRSSILGFPETSLGLIPGYGGSQRLYKLIGMSRAVSMILTAERITGERALDYGIVNKLFENDDEVMTYAVDLSERIAPVSVNLAKKLIYSEMNFDSGLDFEAAAVGVLYSTDDLREGISAFLSKRKPDYKGH; encoded by the coding sequence ATGATAAAGAACATAACAGTTATTGGTGCCGGCCTCATGGGCCATGGCATAGGCGAGGTTTTTGCGCTGAATGGATACAACGTTAATTTATATGATTCATTTCCGGCGGCAATTGAAAATGCAAAAAAATCCATAGATAACAGCCTTTCAAGGCTTTTAAACTCCGGAAAGATCAAAAAGGAGGATTTAAACGAGATAAAATCCAGAATAAAATTCCACGGAAACCTTGACGAGGCATTAATGGACTCTGATTTCGTAATAGAGGCCGTTCCTGAAAGGCTTGATATAAAAACATCGGTGCTATCAGAGGTATCAAAGAAAACAGATTCAATCATAGCAACGAACACATCAAGTATAAGAATATCAGAGATAGCGGAGCATATAGACAAACCAGAGAGATTCCTTGGCATGCACTTCTTTAATCCGCCGGTTGTACTTAAACTCGTCGAAGTTATAAGGGGAGAAAAAACGGCAGAAAGCGTATTCAATGAGGTTTATAACCTTGCAAAGTCCATTAAAAAGATACCAATAAAGGTCATGAAGGATACCCCGGGGTTTGTTGTAAACAGGATATCCGGACCGGAGACGCTGCTCTTCTGCTTTATATACCAGAGCGGCCTTGCAAAACCTGAGGAGGTCGATTCATATATAAAGGCCCAGGGCATGCCCATGGGCCCATATGAGTTATTTGATTACGTTGGCCTGGACGTAATAAAGGATCTCTTTGATTACTATGGAAATGAATTATCTCAGGATTATAAGAAATGCACTGTTATATCAGATCTTGTAAACTCAGGGAAAAAGGGCATGAAGACAGGCCAGGGATTTTACAAATGGGAGAACGGAAAGGCCTTAATTCCAAGGGCTAATCCAAGTGATAAGATAAATCTAATGGATATCTTTGCGCTTGAGATAAATGAGGCGGTTAAGCTCATAGAGGATGGCGTTGCAACACCTGAGGATATTGAAACCGGTGTAAAGTACGGGCTTAACAGGCCATTCGGGCCGATAAGCGTGGCAGAGGGCCTTTCAAACAGGGAGGTAAAGGATACACTGCTAAAGCTCTATGAAATGTCCAAATTTGAAACGTTTAAACCTGCAAAATCAATAGATTCCGGCAATTTAAAGGCCATAATACATAAAAAGATCTCTGTTCCAGAGGTTCAGGAAAAGAAGAATAAATATATTATTGAGGAAAAAAACAACAGGGTTTTAAAATTATTACTTAACAACGGTAAAAACAATTTAATTACGAAGGAACTTGTCGATGAGCTTAATGATGAGATAGACATGATATCAAAGAACGATGATATAAATGTCGTTGTTATAACAGGAAGGGATACCTTTTCTGCAGGTGCCGATCTATCACAGTTCTTCAGGAATTCAGCAGATTTTATGAAAAATGCAGAGCGTGTTGAGAGGGTCTTTGACAGGATACGAAAAACAGGTAAAATATTTATTGCGGCAATAAAGGGATATGCCCTTGGCGGTGGCCTTGAGCTTGCACTGGCCTGTGACATAAGAATGGCAACCAGGTCTTCAATTCTTGGATTTCCGGAGACATCTCTTGGACTTATACCCGGCTACGGCGGTAGCCAGCGTCTTTACAAATTAATAGGCATGTCCAGGGCCGTTTCAATGATACTTACGGCGGAGAGGATAACGGGTGAAAGGGCTCTTGACTATGGCATAGTTAATAAATTATTTGAAAATGATGATGAGGTCATGACATATGCCGTTGACCTTTCTGAAAGGATCGCCCCTGTGTCTGTTAATCTGGCAAAGAAATTAATATACTCAGAGATGAATTTTGATTCTGGCCTTGATTTTGAGGCTGCTGCCGTGGGTGTTTTGTACTCAACAGACGACCTTAGAGAAGGAATCTCCGCATTTCTGTCAAAAAGAAAGCCTGACTATAAGGGTCATTAA
- a CDS encoding fatty acid--CoA ligase translates to MNGFDLTINNLLETAARDNGDQKIVYMGKSVTYNEFYKNALNLSRNLIRIGVRKNDVVAVIDYDSLMYMYAYYSIPMIGSILHTVNIRYPPEIIFYTMQRADDSYIMIDESFMGLIVKNRDYLNFIKGIIVNSAGHRHFDVNIPVYYFDDLLKDSDAKFEEPDENDTATLFFTSGTTGLPKGVSFTHRQLVLHSIASIAALSNEPIKYNINDVIMPLVPMFHVHAWGIPYTSIMNGLKYVLPGKYDVPRILETMATERISMSAMVPTILYMLLSDKNAKQAFQNLNLKVIIGGAALSRGLAERARAYGIDVVSGYGMSETAPILTLGVYNRKVINKSDEEKFEFRLKTGIPIPMVSLRVVNNNRDVENNGKEIGEIIVRAPWLTKGYIKDEEKTRELWKDGWLHTGDLAVVDEYGYVKIVDREKDAIKSGGEFIPSLILEDLISTISGVNEVAVVAKSDDKWGERPVAFINGNLSVEELKLKMMEFVDTGRIAKFWIPDDFIFVNEMPKTSTGKIDKKVLREKLR, encoded by the coding sequence ATGAATGGTTTCGATTTAACAATAAATAACCTCCTGGAAACCGCTGCAAGGGACAATGGAGATCAAAAGATTGTGTACATGGGTAAATCAGTGACTTATAATGAATTCTATAAAAATGCTTTAAATTTATCAAGAAACCTTATAAGGATAGGCGTAAGGAAAAATGATGTTGTGGCTGTAATAGACTATGACTCGCTGATGTACATGTATGCATACTATTCAATACCGATGATTGGCTCAATTCTACACACCGTTAATATAAGGTATCCGCCTGAAATAATCTTTTACACAATGCAGAGGGCCGATGATTCATACATAATGATCGATGAGAGCTTTATGGGTCTAATTGTTAAGAACAGAGATTATCTAAACTTTATAAAGGGTATCATCGTAAATTCTGCAGGGCACAGGCACTTTGATGTAAATATTCCTGTTTATTATTTTGACGATCTTTTAAAGGATTCCGATGCAAAGTTTGAAGAGCCTGACGAAAATGATACCGCAACGTTGTTCTTTACATCAGGAACCACGGGACTTCCAAAGGGCGTGTCATTTACGCACAGGCAGCTTGTACTCCACTCAATTGCATCAATAGCAGCATTATCAAACGAGCCTATTAAATACAATATAAATGATGTTATAATGCCCCTGGTTCCAATGTTTCATGTCCATGCATGGGGAATTCCATACACATCGATTATGAATGGATTAAAGTACGTGCTCCCGGGAAAGTACGATGTGCCAAGGATACTTGAAACCATGGCGACTGAAAGGATATCAATGTCTGCAATGGTCCCAACAATACTTTATATGCTTTTATCGGATAAAAATGCAAAGCAGGCATTCCAGAATTTAAATTTAAAGGTGATAATTGGCGGTGCTGCATTAAGCCGTGGTCTTGCAGAACGTGCACGCGCCTATGGCATTGATGTGGTAAGCGGCTACGGCATGTCTGAAACGGCACCGATACTCACACTCGGTGTTTACAACAGAAAGGTAATAAACAAAAGCGATGAGGAAAAATTTGAATTCAGGCTAAAAACAGGAATACCAATACCAATGGTCAGCCTTAGAGTTGTTAATAATAACCGGGACGTTGAAAACAATGGCAAGGAGATAGGCGAGATCATTGTAAGGGCACCATGGCTGACAAAAGGATACATAAAGGATGAGGAAAAAACAAGGGAACTATGGAAAGACGGCTGGCTGCACACAGGTGATCTTGCAGTTGTTGATGAATATGGTTATGTAAAAATTGTTGACAGGGAAAAGGACGCAATAAAATCAGGTGGTGAATTCATACCATCCCTGATACTTGAGGATCTAATAAGCACGATCTCTGGTGTAAACGAGGTTGCTGTAGTGGCAAAGAGCGATGATAAATGGGGCGAGAGACCTGTGGCATTTATAAATGGAAACCTCAGCGTGGAGGAATTAAAATTAAAGATGATGGAATTTGTGGATACAGGCAGAATAGCAAAGTTCTGGATCCCTGATGATTTCATCTTTGTTAATGAAATGCCAAAGACAAGCACCGGTAAGATAGATAAAAAGGTGCTAAGGGAAAAATTGAGGTGA
- a CDS encoding acetyl-CoA C-acetyltransferase gives MEDAYIVYFKRVPFSRARPNDPERDMYNDLRMDDLLSRLIRKSVDDTGINPEEIGDVITGCAFQAGENWTYGGRHPVLLSELPVSVPAMSLDRACSSSLNAVSIGAMEIMSEKSDIVIAGGMEHMTHVPLGISNPYIKPNMSLMLNPRYSKYDMNVSYNMGLTAEKLAALRGITRKEMDEYSYNSHLRARKAYESGFMKDEIMPVTVERDGEEIKIEKDLSIRDDASLESMEALKPAFKPDGIITAGNSAPLNDGASMVMLMSERAMNEYGLKPMARIVDFAAAGVDPTIMGDGPVPATRKILSRNKIDPQDIDLWEINEAFAVVVLNAVKSFNLDLKKVNINGGGISIGHPLGATGARIAGTLARQLANKRKRYGIATLCVGGGQGYSLLMERI, from the coding sequence ATGGAGGATGCATATATAGTTTATTTCAAAAGGGTACCATTCTCAAGGGCAAGGCCAAATGACCCTGAAAGGGATATGTACAACGATTTAAGGATGGACGATCTTTTATCAAGGCTGATAAGAAAATCTGTTGATGATACAGGAATAAATCCAGAGGAGATCGGAGACGTTATAACAGGCTGTGCATTCCAGGCAGGTGAGAACTGGACATACGGCGGCAGGCATCCGGTTCTTTTATCGGAATTGCCGGTAAGTGTGCCTGCAATGTCGCTGGACAGGGCATGCTCATCCTCATTAAACGCGGTTTCAATTGGCGCAATGGAGATCATGTCAGAAAAATCTGATATAGTAATAGCAGGTGGCATGGAGCACATGACCCATGTGCCGCTTGGCATATCAAATCCTTATATAAAACCGAATATGTCCTTAATGCTGAATCCAAGATATTCAAAATATGACATGAACGTTTCATATAACATGGGATTAACAGCAGAAAAGCTTGCTGCACTAAGGGGAATAACCAGAAAGGAAATGGATGAATATTCATACAATTCACATTTAAGGGCAAGAAAGGCATATGAATCTGGCTTTATGAAGGATGAGATAATGCCAGTTACAGTGGAAAGGGATGGCGAGGAAATAAAAATAGAAAAGGATCTTAGCATAAGGGACGACGCATCACTTGAAAGCATGGAGGCTTTAAAACCGGCATTCAAACCAGATGGAATAATAACAGCCGGCAACTCGGCCCCACTGAACGACGGTGCATCAATGGTAATGCTCATGTCTGAGAGGGCCATGAATGAATATGGTTTAAAACCAATGGCCAGAATAGTTGATTTTGCCGCTGCCGGTGTCGATCCGACGATAATGGGCGATGGTCCTGTGCCTGCAACAAGGAAGATCCTTTCAAGGAATAAAATCGATCCACAGGATATAGATCTCTGGGAGATAAACGAGGCTTTTGCCGTTGTTGTTTTAAACGCTGTAAAATCATTTAATCTGGATTTAAAAAAGGTTAACATCAACGGTGGCGGGATATCAATAGGCCATCCACTGGGTGCAACAGGTGCCAGAATAGCAGGTACACTTGCAAGGCAGCTTGCTAATAAAAGAAAGAGGTATGGCATAGCAACGCTGTGCGTCGGCGGAGGCCAGGGATACTCATTGTTAATGGAGCGTATCTAA
- a CDS encoding acyl-CoA dehydrogenase family protein, which yields MFEEYDDFRKKIREFALENFTNNDIRKYDMDETYPDELRKKAISFIDMANPIKIVLAIEELCRVDAGLGIAVTTPYFGNEIINLFGNDAQKKILLDVMSGRKILGLGVTEPTGGSDVAGLKTTAVKSGNKYIINGSKIFITNGSIADYILVLARTSNESKRHLGLSVFLVDTKSKGFSASKLHGKLGVRATDTAELKFNDLEVDESMLVGEEGMGFYYIMIFFDISRVYVAAQALGIAEGALDSMMKYVKENNIRDENTMFDIARVYTRVQAARLLTYNATMNLVNSVTKPEDTSAAKAYAGEAAVYAAEKALEITGLSGYRYNLDITFRNAKIMEIWEGTTDVENLIIARTLLKGD from the coding sequence ATGTTTGAGGAATATGATGATTTCAGGAAGAAGATCAGGGAATTTGCGCTCGAGAATTTCACAAATAATGATATAAGGAAATACGATATGGATGAAACATATCCAGACGAACTAAGAAAAAAGGCTATTTCATTTATTGATATGGCAAATCCAATAAAGATCGTTCTGGCCATAGAGGAGCTCTGCAGGGTCGATGCCGGCCTTGGCATAGCGGTAACCACGCCATACTTTGGAAATGAGATTATAAACCTTTTTGGAAACGATGCACAGAAAAAGATACTTTTAGATGTAATGTCAGGCAGGAAGATCCTGGGCCTGGGTGTTACAGAGCCAACTGGCGGCAGTGATGTTGCAGGATTAAAGACAACGGCGGTTAAATCAGGAAACAAATACATAATTAATGGCAGCAAGATCTTTATAACAAACGGCAGTATTGCGGATTACATACTGGTTCTTGCCAGGACATCAAATGAATCAAAGAGGCATCTTGGTTTAAGTGTTTTTCTTGTTGATACAAAATCAAAGGGCTTCTCGGCAAGCAAATTACATGGAAAGCTTGGTGTTAGGGCAACCGACACGGCCGAGTTAAAATTTAATGATCTTGAAGTTGACGAGTCCATGCTTGTCGGGGAGGAGGGCATGGGATTCTATTATATAATGATCTTCTTTGATATAAGCAGGGTCTACGTTGCGGCACAGGCACTTGGCATAGCCGAGGGTGCCCTTGACTCCATGATGAAATACGTTAAGGAAAATAACATCAGGGATGAAAATACAATGTTTGACATAGCAAGAGTTTATACAAGGGTACAGGCAGCAAGGCTTTTAACCTACAATGCAACAATGAACCTTGTAAACAGCGTTACAAAGCCAGAGGATACAAGTGCGGCAAAGGCCTATGCAGGTGAAGCAGCCGTTTATGCTGCTGAGAAGGCACTTGAAATAACAGGGTTATCCGGATACAGGTACAACCTTGATATAACGTTCAGAAATGCAAAGATCATGGAGATATGGGAGGGAACAACAGACGTTGAGAATTTAATCATAGCAAGAACACTTTTAAAGGGTGATTAA
- a CDS encoding acyl-CoA dehydrogenase family protein translates to MEDEINIIRDNIKEFSSKNLDEKEIEANGLNNMLEKLSAQGIINGTIESKYGGLELDKKTGMAIIEEVSKYSPSAAFYSYITGIYIKAVSGSEIEDTSNDIAAGKKTASISFSYKNNDNKIYDVFFLSNENALAVIDNDLYYVSGKYEIRDSLGFKGLKFGDMEIEKKTKIGESESFFNAVRFMDPELCSMSLGLMYGSIEKAFEYSKIRSLFNTKIKDFGPVAYTISDIMSRLEIARHYLYSNGKIEFAKNFISSMLVDVTRTAVNIHGGYGFFVDFGIEKYYRDAVTLKSMLFMNIKNELSNYVYGDKAGFI, encoded by the coding sequence ATGGAGGACGAGATTAATATAATACGTGACAATATTAAGGAATTCTCATCAAAAAATCTTGATGAAAAGGAAATAGAGGCAAATGGATTAAATAATATGCTTGAAAAACTATCGGCCCAGGGTATAATAAATGGCACAATTGAATCAAAGTACGGTGGCCTGGAGCTTGATAAAAAAACTGGCATGGCCATAATAGAGGAGGTTTCAAAGTACTCGCCATCTGCGGCATTTTATTCATATATTACTGGAATATACATAAAGGCTGTTTCAGGTTCTGAAATAGAGGATACATCAAATGACATAGCAGCAGGCAAAAAAACCGCATCAATAAGCTTTTCATACAAAAATAATGATAATAAAATATACGATGTTTTTTTCTTAAGCAATGAAAATGCACTTGCCGTTATCGATAATGACTTATATTACGTTTCAGGTAAATATGAAATAAGGGATTCCCTTGGATTTAAAGGCCTGAAATTCGGGGATATGGAAATAGAGAAAAAAACAAAAATAGGCGAATCAGAATCATTTTTTAACGCAGTTAGATTCATGGATCCTGAGCTTTGCTCGATGTCTCTTGGTTTAATGTATGGCTCCATAGAAAAGGCCTTTGAATACTCAAAGATCAGATCACTATTTAACACAAAGATAAAGGACTTTGGCCCTGTTGCATATACGATCTCAGATATAATGAGCAGGCTTGAAATTGCAAGGCACTATCTATACAGCAATGGAAAGATTGAATTTGCAAAGAATTTTATATCATCAATGCTGGTTGACGTTACAAGAACTGCAGTAAACATACACGGTGGTTATGGATTCTTTGTTGATTTCGGCATTGAAAAGTACTACAGGGATGCTGTAACACTGAAATCAATGTTATTTATGAACATAAAAAACGAGCTTTCAAATTATGTTTATGGGGATAAAGCCGGCTTTATATAA
- a CDS encoding dihydrodipicolinate synthase family protein, producing MPLKIVPVITPFKNNVLDMDILREHCERLLNSGIDKVFLAGTNGLGISLDFSEKLKIINELDIDGDKLIIQIGSLNLEKSMELARAARAKGYFAIASVPPYYYSDLDENTIIRYFLDLSRHYKTIVYNYPKMTGHDVNARMLKRIIDSGGDIIGVKDTVNDIMHMLEYKNIEDDLIVLAGPSTHIFSALRSGVDGTVSAAGNYMPNIFRYLSDHVYSNNAFKLQILINSVIDASAHFGIYSANYSLVKIIKKYYCGEPRPPFYPLTESDENNLEKIIKNILKDGDNV from the coding sequence ATGCCATTAAAGATTGTGCCTGTGATAACGCCGTTTAAGAATAATGTTTTGGATATGGATATTTTAAGAGAACACTGTGAAAGGCTCTTGAATTCAGGCATCGATAAGGTATTTCTGGCAGGTACCAACGGCCTTGGGATATCCCTGGATTTCAGCGAAAAGCTAAAAATAATAAACGAGCTTGATATCGACGGTGATAAATTAATAATCCAGATAGGATCATTGAATCTAGAGAAGAGCATGGAGCTTGCCAGGGCTGCAAGGGCAAAAGGATACTTTGCCATAGCATCTGTGCCCCCATACTATTACAGCGATCTTGATGAAAATACAATAATAAGGTACTTTTTGGATCTTTCCAGGCATTATAAAACAATTGTTTATAATTATCCAAAAATGACAGGCCATGACGTCAATGCAAGGATGTTGAAAAGGATTATTGATTCAGGTGGGGATATTATAGGTGTTAAGGATACTGTGAATGATATAATGCACATGCTCGAATATAAAAACATTGAAGATGATCTCATTGTACTGGCAGGGCCCAGCACACACATATTTTCTGCATTGAGATCTGGTGTTGATGGTACAGTGTCGGCAGCAGGAAATTACATGCCAAATATATTTAGATATCTATCAGATCATGTTTATTCAAATAATGCATTCAAACTTCAGATTTTAATAAACAGTGTTATAGATGCATCGGCGCATTTTGGAATATACTCTGCTAATTACAGCCTTGTAAAAATCATAAAGAAATATTACTGTGGTGAGCCCAGGCCACCGTTCTATCCATTAACAGAATCTGATGAAAATAATCTGGAAAAAATTATTAAAAATATATTAAAAGACGGTGATAATGTTTAA